The genomic stretch ATCGGGAAGGAAATAGATTATGCCCACCATTATTACCCCAAGCTTGGGGGATTCCCCGAAGAACTTTTTTGCCTCGGGAAGCACTTCTTCGTGGAACCTTGTAAGATCACCTTTAATATACCGGACCTTTTCGTTCCCGGCAAGTTTATGTTGAGCTAATTTAACCACTCTTTCGTCCTTGTCCACGTAAAGAACACGGGCATCGGGGAAGAGCTGGTGGACGTGGCCAGCCGTGGGCATGCCTGCTCCCAGTACCAGGAAATCCCTTATCCCTTCTTTATAGAACTCTACTGCCACTTTCTGACCAAAAAGCCAGCGTTCAGTTACAGCCCTCCTTACGGGGCCTATGAGATTAAGAAGGATCATCACCAATTTTTCTAAAGGGTTTAGTTCCGGAATAAGCTTGGGATCTACCATCGCTGCCACGACTTTAGCTGTGCTTATCCTCATCTTTATCCCTCCCCAAATGATTCAGCTTTGCGCCTGGCCTCAGCAGCCATTTCCGTTATCTCCCTTATATCTGCGAAGGGGCCGTCATCAGAGGTTATGATTCCACATATCAGGTTCATAAAGGGCACCCTCTTTTCTCCAAGGAGCATATATCCCCGCTCCCGGTCAATAAACGAATAAAAGGAAAGAGCGTGCTCC from Anaerolineae bacterium encodes the following:
- a CDS encoding SAM-dependent methyltransferase, which encodes MRISTAKVVAAMVDPKLIPELNPLEKLVMILLNLIGPVRRAVTERWLFGQKVAVEFYKEGIRDFLVLGAGMPTAGHVHQLFPDARVLYVDKDERVVKLAQHKLAGNEKVRYIKGDLTRFHEEVLPEAKKFFGESPKLGVIMVGIIYFLPDDKVREIFKSLYGWVAPGSRLVVTNTDADAIRITRGTYLRYLIFKGLYELVGNKNYPRTDAGLRAMLLPWQVVERIPIFKSDTADPKSAVSTGYIAVKVKTGG